From the Mesorhizobium koreense genome, the window AGGCCGCAAGGCCCGATACGGCGCCACGGGGGTTGGTGATGACATAGGTCGGCATGGCCCGCAGCAGTTCCGTATGCGGGGCCTTGTCCTCGAAGGCGGCGCGGAAGGCGCCGTTCTTCAGCGCCGGCACGATCTTCTGGGCGATGCCGCCGGTGAGATAGACGCCGCCGCGGCTCATGAAGACCAGCGCCAGATCGCCCGCCGTGCGGCCGAGGCAGGTGACGAACATGGAAAGCGCCTCGGCGGCGGTCGGATCGGACTTTTCCAGCCCGGCGGCGGTGATTTCTGCGGGGGTGGCCAGCGCCGGCTCCCTGGCATCGGCCTTGGCGATGGCGCGGTAGATGTTGACGAGACCCCGCCCGCAGAGAAGCTGTTCGCCCGAAATCCGCCCCTCGATCTTCTCAAGATGCGGAAAGACCTCGAAATCGCGCGGCGTGCGCGGGCCGATGTCCATATGGCCGCCCTCGCCCGGAACGGGAATCCAGCGGTGACAGGCGTGGATGAGACCCGCGACGCCGAGCCCCGTGCCCGGCCCCAGGATGACGCGGCTGGCGCCTTCCTCGGAGACGCCGCCGCCGATCTTTTCCATCTGGTCCTCGCCGAGCGCCACGACCGACAGCGCCTGCGCCTCGAAGTCGTTGAGCACGACGATATCCTCGAGCCCGAGCCCGGAGGCCATCGCCTTCGGACGAACGACCCAGTTGCAATTGGTGAGTTCGATCTCGTCGCTTTCGACAGGTCCGGCAACCGCCAGGACCGCCGAGCGCGGCTGGATCGACGTGTGGTCGAGGATCGCCGACTGGATCGCGTCGTCGATATTGGGGAAATCCGCCGTCTGGACGGTCGGGAATTCCTTGGGCTCGGCGTAGCTGTCGAGCAGGATAGCGAAGCGCGCATTCGTCCCGCCTATATCCCCGATCAGGATCGGAAATTTCAGGACGCCGTCGTCGCTGTCGGTTGGCTGCATGGTCGGTCTGTTTCCTGCGATACTGCGTTACCCGCCTCGGCGCGCTTACCTAATGGGTCAATGATGGCGAAGGTTCAACGCCCTGCGGCGCGCTAAATCGGTTGAAACGTATAGAAGCACCGATCACGCAAGGAAAGTGTCATCCAGCGGGACGAACAGGATTCACTCGACGGTGGGACGCGGCGGCTATTTTCCCCGTTTCGGGCGCGGCTCGGGCAACGGCACGATAGAAGCAGGCGGCGTCGGCGCATATGCGCTGACCGGTACCGCATCGTCGCCCCCGGCAGGCTCCGACACCGCCACGGCCGTCGAGGCGGCGGCGGGCGCCGCGAGCACGCTCATGCATGCGCTCGGCAAGGCGGACAGCCGCATGATGTCGCGCGCCTTCGGCTTCGGGTTCTTTGCCGGCCGCCACGGCTCCTCGGTGAACCACCAGGCGAGCGACTTGTCACAGCCCTCCTTGCTAGGCTGCCATTGCTCCTTGCAAAGCGGCGAGCCCGACTGGCAACCGATGCGGACATGGAAATGGTCGTCATGGCCCCAGAAGGGACGGATCTTGCTGAGCCAGCTCCGGTCGCCTTTCACCGTGTCGCAGAGTTTCTTCTTGACGCCCGGATGCACCAGCACCCGCTCCACCTCGGGCTCGCTCGCCGCCATCTTCAGGATACCCTCATAAGCGGGCGTCCAACGGCTATCGTCGACATAGAGAGAATGCGGCTTGAGCACGGAGACGGCGCTCATCGTTTCACGCTGGTGCAGGGTCAGGCCGCCCTTCGGCATCGGCATGAACCAGATATCGGCATCGAGCCCGATCTGGTGCGAGGCATGCCCGGTCGTCATCGGGCCGCCGCGCGGCTGCGAGATGTCGCCGACGAGGAGGCCGTTCCATCCGACCTTGGTCCCGTCTTGTGCCAGCCTTTCGAGCACCTTGATGAGCGTCGGGTGGCCCCAGCGCCGGTTTCGTGACGGCCGCATCACCTCCCAATGGGCTCCATCGAGCGGCAGCCCGACGCCGCCCTCGAAACAGCCCTTCGAATAAAAGCCGATGGATTGCGCAGGCCCGGCCGCGGGCAGCTTCTCCGCGCCGAAGGCGAGCTTCGCCAGCGGGTCGTCGGCCATTGCCGGCCTGGCCGAAACCAGGGCGGCGGCACACAGCGCCGCGGCGGTCAGATTGCGCGCTAGCGCAGCCAGGGAAGGCATGACCCGTCTCCTTTGTCCTGCTCGCGGAAGGATCAAGCGTGGCGGGTCATGATTAACGAAGCGCTAATCTATGCCGCGGCCGAATCATAGCACGGCCACGGCACGCGCGCAGCTACGGCTTATTGGCGTCAACCGGCCGAATTCAGCGTCATCGACGTTCCGGTCGCCGCCGCGTTCAGGCCGAGCTGGCCCTGCACGCTGATCGTTTGCAGATGGACGGAACCGGAGGTGCCGCCGACAAGCACATTGGCGCCAACGCCCGCGCCGACCGTCGCCTCCACGGTCGCGCCTTTATAAAGGCCGCCAAGCGAGCCGTGATGATAGCCCGCCGTCGGCGCGAAGACCGCCCATACGAGGCGGCCGCGCTTCGTGAAGCCGACATCGACGCCAAGCTTGCGGATCGTGCCGGTGTAGCGATCGCGGCGGCCGCTATTCGAATGGAAAACGCAGTCGACTTCCTTGGCGGAGCCGAGGAGATAGCCGACGCCGCCGCCGATATCGCAGGCGAGATAGCCGATGCGCACGCCGCCGCGCGCGTCCGGCTCGTGGTAGACATTTGCTTCGCGATAGGTGGAAAGGTCGGCCGCGGCCGCAACCGAAACGGCGGCAAGCGACCCCAAAACCAACGAGGCCGCCGAAAGAATCTTTTTCATGATCTTGCTCCTCAAGCGATGTGTAAATCCGATGACCGTCCCCATGGCCCGGACGGGGGGAATGGTGCATAGGCACAACAAGACCGCGCCTACACCCGCCCTTGCAGGATTGAACGGCGAAGGCCCTCTTCTTGTTCCAAGGTGCGGCAGTCTGGCAATTTTGGCGAAGAACGGATTGACCGTTCAGCGCCAATCGTCTTCCGCCCACATGCGCGTCAGCGCGGTGCGGTAATCGGGCCAGGCGAAGGCATATCCCGCCTCCTTGATCCTCGCATTGGAGACACGCTTGTTCTCGCCGTAGAAGGAGCGCGCCATCGGCGTCATCTCCGCCCGATCGAAGGGGATTTCCGGCGGCGGCTCGACGCCCATCAGTTCCGCCGCGAAGGTAACGACATCCTCCGCCGGCGAAGGCTCCCCGTCGGCGAGATTGAAGACGCCGCCCATTTCCCTCTCCGCCAGCAGCGACAGGGCACCGGTAATGTCCTCGACATGGATACGATTGAAGATCTGGCCGGGCTTGACGATGCGCCGGGCGGTGCCGGCCGCGAGGCTCGCAAGGGCATTGCGGCCCGGTCCGTAGATGCCGGCCAGCCGCAGCACCGCGAGCGGCAGGCCTTCCCTTTCGGCTGCCCTTTGCCACGCCTTTTCCGCCTCCAGCCGCTCGACGGAGCGCCGGGAGACCGGTCGGCATTCGCTCCCCTCGTCGACCCATGCGCCGCCATGGTCGCCATAGACGCCGACCGTCGAAAGGTAAGAAATCCAGCGCAGATCGGGCATGGCCTGCCGGAGCCTACCATCGACATGCGGCAGGAGCGGGTCATGGCTTTCGTCTCCCGCGCCGGCTTCCGGCGCGGCGGAAAGCACGAGATGCGTCGTCCGCTTCAGCGTATCTGCCATTTCGGAACTGACCGTGCCATCGAAAATCAGCGGCTCGATACCGTCCTCGCGCAATGCATCGAACTTTTCGGGCGAGCGCGTTGTGCCGGAGATCGCCTCGGCCTGCCCTCGCTGTCGGCGAGCGTAGGCCCGCGCCGAATAGCCGGCTCCGAGCAGGAAGATACGCTTCTTCATGCGGAAAGCCTTTCATCGAGAGCTATCCGCCACTCGTCAAGTACCGAAGCGTCCGTTTCCTGTTGCAAATGCTTCCGTGCAAGCTTTGCGAAGTCCTCCAGCCCCATCAGCCGTGACAGCGCCCAGACCGCTGCGCCCCTGACAAGCGGCGATGCGTCCGCCAGAAGTTCCCCGCATCGCCTCGCAAGCGCCGGCTTGCCGCTGTTGCCGGCGGCAATCAGTACGTTGCGCACGAAGCGGTCGCGGCCGATCCGCTTCACCGGTGAGCCGGAGAAGAGCGCGCGGAATGCCGTGTCGTCCAATGCCAGTAGATCGCCGAGGCTCGGCGCGCGCAGTTCCTCGCGTGCGGAAAACTTCGCCTCCGCCGCCGACCGGGCGAATTTGTTCCAGGGACAGACGGCGAGGCAGTCGTCGCAGCCATAGATGCGGTTGCCCATGGCGGCGCGGAATTCGCGCGGGATCGGCTCCTTGTGCTCGATCGTCAGGTAGGAGATGCAGCGCCGCGCATCGAGCCGGTAGGGCGCGGGAAACGCGCTTGTCGGGCAGATATCGAGGCAGGCATGGCAGGAGCCGCAATGGTCCGTCTCCGGCTCGTCCGGCTCGAATTCGGTGGTGGTGAAGATCGAGCCGAGGAAAAGCCAGGAGCCGAATTCGCGGCTGACCAGGCTGGTGTGCTTTCCCTGCCAGCCGAGGCCGGCGGCCGCCGCGAGCGGCTTTTCCATGACGGGCGCGGTATCGACGAATACCTTGACATCGGCGCCGCTTCTGGCCGCCAGCTTGCCGGCGACGATCTTGAGTTTGCCCTTGACCACGTCGTGATAGTCGCGGTTCTGCGCATAGACGGAGATCGCGCCGCGATCCCGCCGGGCAAGGATTTCCAGCGGGTCGCGGTCGGGGCCATAATTCATGCCGAGCATGACGATTGAGCGCACCTCCGGCCACAGATGGCCAGGTTCGGCACGCCGCTCCGCGGTTTCCTCCATCCACCCCATCGTGCCGTGAAAACCCTCGGCGATGAACCGGGCGAGGCGTTCCGCAGTGGGGCCGGTCGCGTCCGGCCGGGTGAAACGGCAGATGTCGAAGCCTGCGCTCAGGGCCTCTTCGATCACGAAAGCGCGCAGCCTGTCGGGGCGGGATTTGCGCTCGCACTGCTCTTCAGAAATCGAGGTCGGCATAGGAGGACACCGGCGAAAGGCCGCGCACCCTGTCGGTCAGCAGCGGGCGGAAAGACGGCCGCGATTTCACCCGCGAATACCAGTCCTTGGCGGCCGGGAAATCCCCCCAGTTCACCTCGCCCAGATAGTCGAGCACGGAGAGCGCGGCCGCGGCCGCCAGATCGGCATAGGTGATACGGCCGCCGCCCAGCCAGTCGCGCGTGCCGGCAAGCCAGTTGGTGTATTTCAGATGCTGGCGCACATTGGAGCGCGCCGCGCGGATCGCGGCCGAATCGGGCGAGCCGCCGCCCTGGGAACTCGGCATGAACGGCTTCAGCACGCGCTCGCGCACGAGATGCCGCGTCACCTCGCTCTCCATCTTATCGAGATACCAGTCGCAGAGACGCCTTATCTCCGCGCGCTCCATCGGGTCCTCGGCGAAAAGCCTCTTGTCGCGCTTCAGTACACCGCGCGTTTCATCCACATATTCAGCAATCACGCCCGCGCCGACAATGGGCACATCGCCCTCGGCAAGAAGCACCGGCAGGCTGCCGGCCGGGTTGAGCGAGAGGAATTCCTTGCGCCGCAGCCATGGTTTTTCCTCAATCAGCGCCAATTCCTCGCCATACTCGGCAAAGCAGAGCCGTATGAAGCGGCAGGTGGCAAACATCGGATGGTGGAAAAGCGTCAGCATGACGGATTGAAACGTACTCTATGGCTTTTGACGACAAGGGCCGATAAATCTCGGCGGCCTGATTCTCCGGGCGATTCGGGCCGGTTCAGCGCCTCCGACCTATAGGGCCGGTTGGCCACCGTGACAAGCAACCGCCTCGCAGTCCCCCCACTCCGCACCGGAGACCTTCATGGAACACCAGACGATCCTGCAAGCGCTCTTCCTCGGCATATTGGAGGGACTGACGGAGTTCATTCCCGTCTCCTCGACCGGGCATCTCCTGCTTGCCGGCCATTTCATGGGCTTCAAATCCACAGGCAAAGCGTTCGAGATCCTGATCCAGCTCGGCGCGATCCTCGCCATTCTCAGCGTCTATTTCCGCAAGCTATGGCAGATGCTGATCGACCTGCCGCGTGACCGGATCACCCAGCATTTCGTGGTCGGCATAATTCTCGCCTTTCTGCCAGCCGCCTTTCTCGGCGTGCTCCTGCACGATTTTATCGAAACGGTTCTGTTCGAATCGCCGCGCCTCATCTGCATCATGCTGGTCCTCGGCGGCATCGTTCTGCTGGTGGTCGACCGCATGCCTATCAAGGCACGCTATCACGACGTCGAAATCATGCCGTGGCTGGTCTATCTCGGCATCGGCGTATTCCAGTGCCTGTCGCTGATCCCGGGAACGTCGCGCTCCGGCGCGACGATCGTCGGCGCCATGCTGCTCGGCACCGACAAGCGCACCGCCGCCGAATTCTCCTTCTTCCTGGCCATGCCGACCATGGTCGGCGCCTTCGTCTACGATCTTTACGCCAACCGGAACGTACTGAGCGCAAGCGATGTGCCGATCATCGCGGTCGGCTTCGTCGCGGCCTTCATCGTGGCGCTGATCGTCGTGCACACGCTGCTCGACTATGTGTCGAAGCGCGGTTACGCGCTGTTCGGCTGGTGGCGGCTGGTGGTCGGCGGTCTCGGGCTGGCGGCGCTGGCGATCTGGGGCTGATCGGCGCGGCCGCTCAGGCGGCTATCTTGCGCGTGAACTGGCCGGCCACCCGATAGCGCCACAGATAGCTCGGCAGGATCGTGCCGACGGTCTCGCCGGCGATGCCGATGCCTTCCAGCGTGCGCCCTTTCTTCTTCGCCTCTTCGGAAACGACATTGTCGATGCCGAGCTGAATCACCTGGTCGGCGGTGAGCAGCGGTTTCGGCAGAAGGCCGAGGACGGCCGCCTGCATCCGGGCGATCGACCATGGCGTGTTGAGGAGGATGCGCTTTCGCTCGATGACGCGCAGCATCTCCTCCATGCATTCGCGAAAGGTCAGCACTTCCGGTCCACCGAGTTCATAGACCGTGCCGCCTTTGAGATCGCCGTCGACCGAACGCGCGATCGCCTCGGCCACATCGCCGACATAGACCGGCTCGAAGCGCGTCTCGCCGCCGCCGATCAGCGGAAGGAAGGGCGAATAGCGCGCCATGCCGGCAAAACGGTTGAAGAAATGATCCTCGGGCCCGAAGACGATGGACGGACGGAAGACAACGGCGTCCCTCACTGTCTCCAAGACGGCGCGCTCGCCCTCGGCCTTGCTGCGGGCATAGGCAGAGGGTGAATTGCGGCTGGCGCCGATGGCGGAGACATGGGTAAGGCCGGCGCCCGCCCCGCGCGCGGCTTCGGCGACGGCACGCGCGCCGAAGCCATGGATCGCCGAAAAGGTCTGCCGCCCGGATTTGTTCAGGATGCCGACAAGATTGATGACATGATCCGCGCCTTCGACGGCCCGGTCCACCGACCAGCGGTAGCGCAGATTGGCCTGCATCGGCATGACCTGGCCGACATTGCCGAGCGGTTGCAGATGGCCGGCGAGATCGGGGCGGCGGACGGCGGCGCGGATGCGGTAGCCGCGCTTGGCCAAGGCTCGCACGACATGCCGGCCGATGAATCCGGAAGCGCCGAATATTGCGACGAGCTTCGGCGTTTCGGTGATCTCGATCATCTTCCTGTCGTCTCCGTCTGTCGGCCGTTACGAACGCCCGAGGCGGGCGATTGCCGGCATTTTCTTAGTCCGATTTTCCCGAAAGGCAAAGGGCGCGGATGCCGCGTTCACGGTTTACGGCGTATCCGCCACTGTCGCCTGTTTTTCCGCGCGTTCCACGGCTTGCTGCGCCGCCCCCGCCACAGCCTTCTGTTCTTCCGGCGTGAGCACATGGTCCGTCAGCACTTCCACCTTCACATTGCGCTCGGCGAAGGAGATGCCGTGCTGATCGAAAATATCGCGCAGCTTCTGATAGGCGTCGCGCCTCACCATCCATTGCGCCCCGTTCGGCTTGGTCATGAACTTGACGCCGATGACCATGTTGAACTCTTCCATCCGCCGCACGCCCTGGAATTTGAGCGGTTCGATGAAATGCGGTCCGTAGTCGGGGTTCTCCAGCAATTCGGCGCTGACCTGTTTGACGAGTTTCTTCACCAGCCCGAGATTGGTATCGAAGGGCACGCGAAATTCGAGCTTCAGGATGATCCAGTCGCGGCTGTAATTGGTAAGCGCCTTCAGCTCGCCGAAGGGAATCGTGTGCACCGCGCCACGATGGTGGCGCACGCGCAGCGAACGGAGCGACATCCCCTCGACCGTGCCGCGCAGATTACCCTCCTCGATATATTCGCCGACACGGAAGGCGTCATCCAGCAGGAAGAAGATGCCCGATACGATGTCGCGAACCAGCGTCTGGGCGCCGAAGCCGATGGCGATACCGACCACGCCGGCGCCGGCGAGCAGCGGCCCGATATTGACGCCTAGCGAGGAAAGCACCGTAAGGGCGACGATGACCAGTACGGTCACCATGAGGAACATGCGCAGGATCGGCAGGAGCGTCGCCATGCGCGCCTCGGGACCGGGCATGGCGCCCGGCTGCGGCGGAGTGAACCCCGCGAGCCGCCGATCGATGGCCGTTTTGGCCCAGACCCAGACGAGATCGGCAATCAGGAGGGTCACCGCGACGTTCGCGAAAATAGCGAACAGCCGGCCGGCGATGGCATGCGACTGCGACAGGGTCAGGAAGCCGGTGTGCCAGGCAGAGGCGAGCGCGGCCACGGCCGAGATCAACACCACGATGCGGCCGACCCGGCGCGCGATCGGGCGATAGACCTCGTAGCGGTCGGCATCTTCCACGTCCGCGGCCTCTGGTGTGCCGCCGGCCTCGGGCAAAGGCGGGACGGCGGCTGCTTCGGCCCTCGCATCCTCTTCCGCGCGATCGAACAAATGGTCGATCAGCGCCGCGACCGCCTTCGCCACAGGCATGACGAGTGCGAGGATGGCGACCGTCCACATGAGTTGCGAGGCGCCGATCAGCCAGAGCAGGAAGATGACGACGATCAGCGCGGTGTAAAGCAGGGGCGCGACGCGGTAGAGTGCCCGGCGCCCCGGATCGGCCGGAACGGTACGGTGCCGATGGATGCGCCAGACCATCGAGATAAGCGCGGCAGCGATGAGAAGCGCGAAGATGACCGCGACAGCGAGCGCGGCGCTACGCACCTGCGCGGTGCCGCTGTCGCTCATCGCGAGATTGCTGATTATGTCGGTGATGGTCGCGCCGAAGATCGTCACCGCGGCGGCCAACACGATCCAGCGGTGGACGGTGCGCGCACGCCGGTCGTCGAGCGGCACCAGCCGCAGGTCGGAGACACGCGGCGCCAGGATAAAGCGCGAAAGCGCGCCGACAATCCTGAGCGTGACGACCGCCACAAGCAGGCCGGCCACCATGTTCTGGACGAAAGGCGCCCAGTCGAAGGCGAGGAAGGCGCCAAGCGAGCCGACGGCGAAAAGCGCGATGCCGCCGGCGCCTATCGCCATCCTCGCAAGCGCCTGGGCAAAGCGGCGCCAGAGCGTTGTCGGGCGGAGATATTCCAGGCGCACCATGAGCGGATGGAAATACTGCCAGTAGAGCCATTCGATGCCGCCGCCCACGAAGAGAAAGATCACCACATAGGTTATCGTGCGCAGCGTCTCGCCATGGGGCATTTCCTGCTGCCAGGCATCGCGGAGCACCATGGAGGCCGAGGGAAGCGCCTCGCTGGCATGATCGAGTTCGATCGCACGTGCCTTCGTCCGGCCGAGGAAGCGCATGAGTTCGTCACGCGCCATCATTGCCGGGTTGCCGCCTTGTTGTAGCGCCGGCGGCGCGGCGGCCGCGTTCTGCTTCAGCCATTCGACGATGCGAGGGTCACTCAGGAGACGAAGCAGGTCCTGAACGTCGGCCGGCGCCGGTTGGGCCGCTTCGGTGGACGGGGCGGGCTTGCTGCGGAAGAGGTTGAGGCCTTGCGCCGTTGCGGCGATGCAGCCGGGAAAGATTATTGCGATGGCAAGCGCCATCATCACGATCTTAGGACAGGCGCGCCTCATTGTGCCGGCTCCGGCTGAGGCCCGGCCGGCGCGGGCGAATGACGCCTCTCGCGCAAATCCGCCGGGCGGATATCCGGTGGGACAAGGCGCTCCACCTGCAGCCAGCCGCCATGCGGCACAAGCTGGCAGGCAAGCCGCACCTCATCGTCGGCCTCGAGCCGCCCGAGCGTCTGCCGCTCGACGTCGTTGCGGGGCGGCAAGGGAAATTCCGATCCCGCCACGCGGATACGGCAGGTGCCGCAGCGTCCGCGGCCGCGGCACAGATGCGCATGCGGGACGTGATGCATCTGCGCGATCTGCAGCACGCTCGGCCCGGCGTCCACGGTGAATTCCGGTCCACCGACCCAGGCAATGCGCAGTTTGGCATGGTCATGCTTCAGCCGGATGGCGCGGCCGATCAGCGTCAGCCCGACCAGCGCGGCAAAGAACCAGATCGCCCGCCATTTGATATGAGAGAGCGTGACGACCGCCTGCTGCAGCGCCTCGCTCGTGAGCGGAGGGTTCGGCGCCATCTCCGCCGGCTCTTCGGGAGCCTGGGCTGCCTGTTCGTCGTTTGCCGCTTCGGCGGAAGCGGGAGCGGCGCTTTCTTCGACGGCGGCCGGAGCCGGCACCATGAGCTCCTTGCCGGCGTGAACAAAGCCGAGCAGCGCAAGCACAGGAATGACGACGGCGAGCGGATAGAGGATCGCCGAGACCCGGCCCCACCAGCGCTGCACCCGCATCCAGGTGAACAGACCGATGACGCCGTGCACCCATACGAAGACGAGGGTGAAGACCTGCCGCAGGCCCTCGGTCGGCACGTCGATCCAGAACAGGCCGAGCACGCTGCGGAAGGTCGGATCGTAGTCGAAAAGGTCCGCCGCGATTATGGTGCCGACCACATGCGGTGCAAGCAGCGGAATGATGCAAAGGCTGGTGAGGAGCTGGACCGCGTCGAGCCGCGTCATCCGGAAGGTATTGCGCCAGAAGAGCGCGTGCAGCCCGAGCGCGGCGTGCGTCGTGAAGGCAAGCGCAAGCAGCGCCACGCCGGGAATGCTCGTCCAGAAACCCTGGAAATAAGGCCGGGCCGCATCCATCAATCCGACGGAATAGAGGCCGAGCGACACGTTCACGAGATGGAACGCGACATAGACGAACAGCACCAGGCCGGTCGCGATCCTGAGACGCCTTGTCATCCGTCTGTCCAGTTCCCCCGAACCGGGGCCGATTATCTCGGCAAATGTGTCGGGATGCAATCATCCCGAAGAACAGGTGGCGCTCGCAAGGATACTGTGCCCGAGCGCATCGGGTATGGATGCAAAAACCCCGCCGGATCGCTCCGGCGGGGTTCTGGTTTCACGCGATGCGGCGAAGGAATTATTCCTTGTCGCCGCCTTGCTTCTTCAGCGCGGCGCCGAGGATGTCTCCCAGCGAAGCGCCCGAATCGGTCGAGCCGTACTGGGCGACCGCCTGCTTTTCTTCCGCGATCTCCAGTGCCTTGATCGAGACGGTGAGCTTGCGGGTCTTCTTGTCGAAGGAGATGACGCGGGCGTCCACCTTCTGGCCGACGGCGAAGCGATCGGGACGCTGCTCGTCACGGTCGCGCGACAGATCGGAGCGCTTGATGAAGGTTTCGAGCCCGCTCTCGACGAGCCGGACCTCGAGGCCGCCATCCTTCACCGCGATGACCTCGCAGGTGACGACGGCGTTCTTCCTGAGCTCGCCCGAAGCCGCCGCGTCGCCGGCCTTGTCGGCCTGCAACTGCTTGATGCCGAGCGAGATGCGCTCCTTCTCGATATCGACGTCGAGCACCTGCGCCTTGACCATGTCGCCGCGATTGTACTCCTCGATGACCTGCTCGCCCGGACGCGTCCAGTCGAGGTCGGAGAGGTGCACCATGCCGTCCACGTCACCATCCAGCCCGATGAACAGGCCGAACTCGGTCTTGTTCTTGACCTCGCCCTCGACCTGGGAGCCGACCGGATGGTTATGGGCGAATGCCTCCCACGGGTTCTCGAGCGTCTGCTTCAAGCCGAGCGAGATGCGGCGCTTGGCCGGATCGACCTCGAGCACGACCACGTCGACTTCCTGCGTCGTCGACAGGATCTTGCCGGGGTGCACGTTCTTCTTCGTCCACGACATTTCCGAAACGTGAATCAGGCCCTCGATGCCGGGCTCCAGTTCGACGAAGGCGCCGTAATCGGTGATGTTGGTCACCGTGCCGGTGATGCGCTTGCCGATCGGGTACTTGGCGCCGATGCCTTCCCACGGATCCGCCTCGAGCTGCTTCATGCCGAGCGAGATGCGGTGGGTTTCCTGGTTGATGCGGATGATCTGCACCTTCACCGTCTGGCCGATATTGAGGA encodes:
- a CDS encoding mechanosensitive ion channel domain-containing protein — encoded protein: MRRACPKIVMMALAIAIIFPGCIAATAQGLNLFRSKPAPSTEAAQPAPADVQDLLRLLSDPRIVEWLKQNAAAAPPALQQGGNPAMMARDELMRFLGRTKARAIELDHASEALPSASMVLRDAWQQEMPHGETLRTITYVVIFLFVGGGIEWLYWQYFHPLMVRLEYLRPTTLWRRFAQALARMAIGAGGIALFAVGSLGAFLAFDWAPFVQNMVAGLLVAVVTLRIVGALSRFILAPRVSDLRLVPLDDRRARTVHRWIVLAAAVTIFGATITDIISNLAMSDSGTAQVRSAALAVAVIFALLIAAALISMVWRIHRHRTVPADPGRRALYRVAPLLYTALIVVIFLLWLIGASQLMWTVAILALVMPVAKAVAALIDHLFDRAEEDARAEAAAVPPLPEAGGTPEAADVEDADRYEVYRPIARRVGRIVVLISAVAALASAWHTGFLTLSQSHAIAGRLFAIFANVAVTLLIADLVWVWAKTAIDRRLAGFTPPQPGAMPGPEARMATLLPILRMFLMVTVLVIVALTVLSSLGVNIGPLLAGAGVVGIAIGFGAQTLVRDIVSGIFFLLDDAFRVGEYIEEGNLRGTVEGMSLRSLRVRHHRGAVHTIPFGELKALTNYSRDWIILKLEFRVPFDTNLGLVKKLVKQVSAELLENPDYGPHFIEPLKFQGVRRMEEFNMVIGVKFMTKPNGAQWMVRRDAYQKLRDIFDQHGISFAERNVKVEVLTDHVLTPEEQKAVAGAAQQAVERAEKQATVADTP
- a CDS encoding 2Fe-2S iron-sulfur cluster-binding protein produces the protein MTRRLRIATGLVLFVYVAFHLVNVSLGLYSVGLMDAARPYFQGFWTSIPGVALLALAFTTHAALGLHALFWRNTFRMTRLDAVQLLTSLCIIPLLAPHVVGTIIAADLFDYDPTFRSVLGLFWIDVPTEGLRQVFTLVFVWVHGVIGLFTWMRVQRWWGRVSAILYPLAVVIPVLALLGFVHAGKELMVPAPAAVEESAAPASAEAANDEQAAQAPEEPAEMAPNPPLTSEALQQAVVTLSHIKWRAIWFFAALVGLTLIGRAIRLKHDHAKLRIAWVGGPEFTVDAGPSVLQIAQMHHVPHAHLCRGRGRCGTCRIRVAGSEFPLPPRNDVERQTLGRLEADDEVRLACQLVPHGGWLQVERLVPPDIRPADLRERRHSPAPAGPQPEPAQ
- the rpsA gene encoding 30S ribosomal protein S1, translating into MSVANPTRDDFASMLEDSFSEGHSAEGQVVKGIVTAIEKDMAIIDVGLKVEGRVPLKEFGVKGKDGELNPGDTVEVYVERIENALGEAMLSREKARREESWVRLEEKFNKGERVEGIIFNQVKGGFTVDLDGAVAFLPRSQVDIRPIRDVTPLMHNPQPFEILKMDRRRGNIVVSRRTVLEESRAEQRSEIVQNLEEGQVVEGVVKNITDYGAFVDLGGIDGLLHVTDMAWRRVNHPTEILNIGQTVKVQIIRINQETHRISLGMKQLEADPWEGIGAKYPIGKRITGTVTNITDYGAFVELEPGIEGLIHVSEMSWTKKNVHPGKILSTTQEVDVVVLEVDPAKRRISLGLKQTLENPWEAFAHNHPVGSQVEGEVKNKTEFGLFIGLDGDVDGMVHLSDLDWTRPGEQVIEEYNRGDMVKAQVLDVDIEKERISLGIKQLQADKAGDAAASGELRKNAVVTCEVIAVKDGGLEVRLVESGLETFIKRSDLSRDRDEQRPDRFAVGQKVDARVISFDKKTRKLTVSIKALEIAEEKQAVAQYGSTDSGASLGDILGAALKKQGGDKE